A region from the Candidatus Thermoplasmatota archaeon genome encodes:
- a CDS encoding transposase: protein MKSFGIQDTYSIFDAGFYSEDNIKAVQGIEIPFMVRLPANRKLYKKLVNGIKDLEDVKYAVRYGKRALFIKKQGVDLFGKTAFAYIVLDPARKGRETTKLILQLDEINKSTDEKAFLLKKKGIMILLSSIDLPEENTIPFYYSRQIAEQLFKFSKDDLNLLPLRTHKEESMRGYLLLVFITLSVFLLLQKNLEKKITVEEALLLLRNLKVKVFEDEMLIPEITKEQRLLFEKFDIIVPKVLGI, encoded by the coding sequence ATGAAAAGCTTTGGGATACAGGATACGTATTCAATATTTGATGCAGGCTTTTACTCAGAGGATAATATAAAAGCGGTGCAGGGAATAGAAATACCTTTTATGGTAAGGCTGCCTGCAAATAGAAAGCTGTACAAAAAACTCGTAAATGGTATCAAAGACTTGGAGGACGTAAAGTATGCAGTACGCTATGGAAAAAGAGCGTTATTTATAAAGAAGCAGGGTGTGGATTTATTTGGCAAAACTGCTTTTGCTTACATTGTACTTGATCCTGCAAGAAAAGGCAGGGAAACAACAAAACTCATTTTGCAATTAGATGAAATAAATAAAAGTACTGATGAGAAGGCATTTCTGTTGAAGAAAAAAGGTATCATGATACTTCTTTCTTCTATTGATTTACCTGAAGAAAACACAATACCTTTCTACTACAGCAGGCAAATCGCAGAACAACTGTTCAAGTTTTCAAAGGATGATTTGAATCTGCTTCCTTTGAGAACACACAAGGAAGAAAGCATGCGTGGTTATCTCCTTCTGGTATTCATAACGCTAAGCGTATTTTTGCTCTTGCAGAAAAATCTTGAGAAGAAGATTACTGTGGAGGAAGCTTTGCTTTTACTCAGGAATCTTAAGGTCAAAGTGTTCGAGGATGAGATGCTTATACCCGAGATCACCAAGGAGCAGAGATTATTATTTGAGAAATTTGATATCATAGTCCCTAAAGTGCTGGGAATTTAG